In the genome of Hyphomicrobium sp. CS1GBMeth3, the window CTGTCGTCACCGTCAAGGCGCGCGTTCTGCAGGTGCGCACACTCAGGGCCGGAGACAGCGTTGGGTATTCGGCGACGTGGCAGGCGACACGTCCGACACGACTTGCCATCGTCGCAGCGGGCTATGCCGACGGCTTCGCGCGCGCACTCAGCGGTGCGTCGGGGCGCAAGGGCGGCGTGGTCACGATCGGCGGCCAGAAGGCGCCCGTGGTCGGGCGTGTCTCGATGGATCTCATCACGGTCGACATCACCGACGTTCCGGGTGAGGTTCATCGCGGCGATCTCGCGACGCTGATCGGACCGGGGCTCACCATCGAGGCCATGGGGCGCACCGCCGGCACTATTGGCTACGAGGTGCTGACGCGGCTCGGGACGCGCTTCGTACGCCGCCATACGGGCGGAGGTGCGTGCTAGATGGCCAAGGCCGCCAAATCCCAGTTCGTCTGCCAGAGCTGCGGGGCCGTTTCGGCACGCTGGTCGGGCAAGTGCGTCTCCTGCGGCGACTGGAATACGATCGTCGAGGAATTGACGGCGGCAGCTGCGCCGCCCGGTTCCGGTCTCGCCGGCGCCAGCAAGGGACGCGCGCTCAAGCTCGAGACGCTCGCGGGTGCGCCGCAAGAGGCGCCGCGCTTCACGACCGGCATGCCGGAGCTCGACCGCGTGACAGGCGGCGGTGTCGTACCGGGGTCGGTGCTGCTGATCTCAGGGGAGCCCGGCATCGGCAAATCGACGCTGCTCCTGCAGCTTGCCGCGGCGCTCGCGCGCGCGGGACGCCGGGCTGTCTACTTCTCGGGCGAGGAGGCGACGGCGCAGGTGCGTCTGCGCGCGGCGCGGCTCGGGCTCGCCGATGCGCCGGTGGCACTTGCCTCGGAGACCAGCCTCGCCAACATCCTCGCGACACTCGGCGAAGGGCCGAAGGCCGATCTCGTCGTCGTCGATTCCATTCAGACGCTGTGGTCGGACGCGCTTGAAGCGGCGCCGGGATCCGTCAGCCAGGTTCGGGCGGCCACGCAATCGCTGGTCCGCTACGCCAAGCAGGCGGGCTCGGCGCTGCTGCTCGTCGGACACGTGACCAAGGAAGGACAGATCGCGGGACCGAAGGCCGTCGAGCACGTCGTCGATACCGTGCTCACCTTCGAGGGCGATCGCGGCCACGCTTATCGCATCCTGCGCGCGACCAAGAACCGTTTCGGCGCCACCGACGAGATCGGCGTGTTCGAGATGGTAGGTGCGGGCCTGCGCGAGGTGGCGAACCCATCCGAGCTGTTCCTCGGCGAGCGCGATGCCAAGGCACCCGGTACAGCGGTGTTCGCCGGCATCGAAGGCACGCGCCCGATCCTGGTCGAGATCCAGGCGCTCGTGGCGCCGTCGGGGCTCGGCGTGCCGCGGCGTGCGGTGGTCGGATGGGAGCAGAGCCGGCTCGCCATGCTGATCGCCGTACTCGAAGCCCGCTGCGGGGTCTCGTTCTCCAATCACGACGTTTACCTCAATGTGGCGGGCGGCCTGCGCATCGTCGAGCCGGCGGCGGATCTGGCGGCGGCGGCTGCCCTTCTCGCCTCGCTCGCAAAC includes:
- the radA gene encoding DNA repair protein RadA, translating into MAKAAKSQFVCQSCGAVSARWSGKCVSCGDWNTIVEELTAAAAPPGSGLAGASKGRALKLETLAGAPQEAPRFTTGMPELDRVTGGGVVPGSVLLISGEPGIGKSTLLLQLAAALARAGRRAVYFSGEEATAQVRLRAARLGLADAPVALASETSLANILATLGEGPKADLVVVDSIQTLWSDALEAAPGSVSQVRAATQSLVRYAKQAGSALLLVGHVTKEGQIAGPKAVEHVVDTVLTFEGDRGHAYRILRATKNRFGATDEIGVFEMVGAGLREVANPSELFLGERDAKAPGTAVFAGIEGTRPILVEIQALVAPSGLGVPRRAVVGWEQSRLAMLIAVLEARCGVSFSNHDVYLNVAGGLRIVEPAADLAAAAALLASLANRALDPKQIHFGEISLSGAVRASPHMGLRLKEAAKLGFTDAVIPAGGEASAEGARLTLRRISHLKELAAGLAACD